The DNA region TAAATACCATAACCATCTACGATGTGCCGTTTGAAATTCGCCGTCTTTGCGATCTAATTTGTAAGTTTAGATTGGACGGCAATCTCTATGATATATATTACTATGAAGTTTCATCTTAACTCGTTTAAGGAGAATACTGATAACAAGGATTAAAGGAAACGGGCATTTTTTTGGTCATTTCGTATATAATTCCCGGCACTATCCTTACATCATCCCCAAAATACCTGCACAGAAGAAATTGACATGAACACTGAACAAATACACGGCACACTTGTTCTTAAGCAGGCGGAATCGCTTTTATGGGCGTCCAAGTACATGCAAGGATTATTGGATGGCTATCTGGATAACTCGGATCATTATATGGTCCAAATTATGGGGTGTTTCTGTTCCGTATCAATACTACGTCCCTTTACAGCGGAGCTTGCACTAAAGGGTTTATACCAAAAACTTACGGGTAACGAAGCAGAGCACACTCACAATTTGCATGAGCTATTCTGTTTGCTGCCCGCAACAACGCAGAATGCTATTGAGACACAGTTCCAAGCAGTGAAGAAACAATATCCGGGGTATAAAGGGCGGGACACAGTAGAGCAACTGCTACTTGTTCATAAAAATGATTTTATTAACCTTAGATACTGTTTTTTTCAGGAAGCACCAAAGTCGCCAAAAGAACAGGGAAGCATTGAAGATACCAAGATATCAAATCTTCAGCTTGCAATCGAAGCAATAATGAAAGTCGCATTGTAAAACAACAAGAAGGATTTTTTCGGCACTATTCTATATAATCTCCCCTTGAAAGGATTAAAATGGTAAATGACGATATGTTAAAACTTTGGATACTCGAAGCGGTAGAGTGTCAAAGTGATTTGCCTGGATATGTTGAAATAGCGAAATATATCTGGCTAAATTACGAAGAACAACTCCGAGTGTCGGGAAACAAATTCTACACTTGGCAAGCTGACCTGCGGTGGTTATGCACACGATTAGTGAAAGAAGATAAATTAGTCAGACTGAAGGATGGGAACAGGTCTGTATATTCTGTCTATCACTCCGTTGGCCCTTAGAGGGTTAGAAGAATCCCTTTTTCGCGCTCCTATCAAGTCGGCATATTTGAGTCTTTTGCCTTCAGACTAAAGATTGGCTCCTATGAAAATCCGTGGCAAGTAGGGATACATCAACATAGTTTGATGCACGTCTTTCTCGCGTTGAAGGGATTGTCGAGCAGATGAACACGCGCTTGACCAATATCGAGAGCAGTGTTGCGGTCGGCCAACGCTGGATCATCGGCATTCAGTTTACTACTCGGAACATCGACGGGCGAGATCCACTGCATATCTTTCTCATTCATAGTCTGTCTCAGTAATGAGAGTCATCTGACCAGACAAAATAGGGGGGGGAAGTAAATGAAATACGGAAAGCGTTGGGAGGAAATTGAAGAGATTGGTGAAGGTGGACAGGGGAAGGTCTTCCGTGTCTTGGATAAGCATGAGGTCCCGTTGGACGACCTTGCGGATACTTTATTTGAGGCAGTCCAACAGGCCCGTCAAAAATACAATGCCCCGACGGCAATGAAGTTGATGCGAGAAGTCATTACCGAAATTGTGAAGGCTGAAAACCCTGTGAATCACGGTGCGCTCAAAATTCTACACTCGCCGGATAAGGCGCGGAATTTCGATGATGCAGAGGAACGGCTAAAACGCGAGTTGGAAGCTATGCATCAAGCTGATCACCCAAACCTTCTGGAGGTTGTGGATCTCAACATTGAAGAAAAGTGGTTCGTCTCGAAATACTATCCAAATGGAACCTTGAAAAACAAGTCTGATTGGTACAAAGGGCAAGTGAAACGTACTCTCACTGCAATTCGGCCACTCATTGATGGGGTCGCCACCTTGCATGAGGACGGAATTATCCACCGCGACATTAAACCAGAAAACATTTTTGTAGATGAAAATGAACAATTGGTACTTGGCGATTTTGGCCTCGTGTTCTTTACAGATTCAGACCATACGAGACTCAGTGGCACCCTCGAAAAAGTGGGCAGTTCCGACTGGATGCCTCCTTGGGCTTTACGCAGTAAAATAGAAGATATAAACCCCAGCTTTGATGTATTCTCGTTAGGTAAAGTCATCTGGGCAATGGTATCGGGCAAGCCGTTTTTAGATTTTTGGTATCACCGCGAACTGGGGAACAATGTTGAGGAGATGTTCCGCGGCAACGAAATGAAACTTCTCAATGGGTTGCTTGATAAATGCATTGTTGAACGTAAACGTGATTGTCTCAAAAATGCGGGGGACTTGCTCAGCGAGATTGACGACCTCCTCACAGTCTTGGAGCTTGGTGGTGATCCAATGAGCGAGGATGTACTTCGCTCATGCAAAGTTTGTGGTGCCGGGATTTATCACAATCTGCGCATAG from Gemmatimonadota bacterium includes:
- a CDS encoding protein kinase, yielding MKYGKRWEEIEEIGEGGQGKVFRVLDKHEVPLDDLADTLFEAVQQARQKYNAPTAMKLMREVITEIVKAENPVNHGALKILHSPDKARNFDDAEERLKRELEAMHQADHPNLLEVVDLNIEEKWFVSKYYPNGTLKNKSDWYKGQVKRTLTAIRPLIDGVATLHEDGIIHRDIKPENIFVDENEQLVLGDFGLVFFTDSDHTRLSGTLEKVGSSDWMPPWALRSKIEDINPSFDVFSLGKVIWAMVSGKPFLDFWYHRELGNNVEEMFRGNEMKLLNGLLDKCIVERKRDCLKNAGDLLSEIDDLLTVLELGGDPMSEDVLRSCKVCGAGIYHNLRI